GTATTCTAACATCCCAGTACCAGGACTACAAAGTGTAATTATCAAGAAAAGTGAAGAAATCGGTGGAGATTTTCATCTTTATGTGGAGGTTCCAAAGAAGAGTCATAAATGTAAGTCGTGCGGTGACTGGACACAACGCATTCATGACTATCGAACCCAAAAAATCCAACACCTTAAACTCTTCGAACGGACAACGTATTTGTTCTA
Above is a window of Pontibacillus halophilus JSM 076056 = DSM 19796 DNA encoding:
- a CDS encoding transposase family protein; the protein is MYVYSNIPVPGLQSVIIKKSEEIGGDFHLYVEVPKKSHKCKSCGDWTQRIHDYRTQKIQHLKLFERTTYLF